A section of the Pseudomonas sp. FP453 genome encodes:
- a CDS encoding ABC transporter ATP-binding protein, with protein sequence MTTALDTLKRPVNPLIRLGVLFAAIGALVNLVPSIGLTELARLLLASDAARHTLWSWAALVVIALSLGWMANGVALWLTHVADHRLQAGLRDAMVRKLGRVPLGWYSDTTSGAVRKVVQDDLEDLHHLVAHHAVELTAAVVTPLAGLVWLASLNGYLVVLAVLTLPVYALAYALMMRGFGSKMQLLDQSMTRVSAAIVEFVHGIAVVKAFGRSGQAHRSYQQAVNQFSQQYAGWVRPLLRLEALSSMALSVPLILLASLGVGSLLLARGWVTPLELFAETLVAVVIPQSLLVINQSLTAQRTALAAAARIEALLNIDELPSPTACQSPEGSAITFDNVQFGYDPAHLILDGITLHCPAGTVTALVGASGAGKSTLAKLVPRFHDVNAGRVLVGGADVRQIDPHQLYRHVGFVLQDAQLVHGSVAENLRLGRPEASDEDVQAAARTAQIHTRIEALPRGYQSVIGEDAIFSGGEAQRLSIARTLLADTPVLILDEATSHADPASEALIQDALSALARGRTVLVIAHRLASIRGVDQIVVLDHGRVVECGRHPDLLHADGAYARMWRATTPDLEMSL encoded by the coding sequence ATGACAACTGCCCTGGACACCTTGAAACGCCCGGTCAACCCACTGATTCGCCTGGGTGTGCTGTTTGCCGCGATTGGCGCGCTGGTCAACCTGGTGCCCTCCATCGGCCTGACCGAATTGGCCCGGCTGCTCCTGGCCAGCGACGCCGCGCGTCACACCTTGTGGTCGTGGGCGGCGCTGGTGGTGATCGCCCTGAGCCTGGGCTGGATGGCCAACGGCGTGGCGCTGTGGCTTACCCACGTGGCCGATCACCGCCTGCAAGCCGGCTTGCGTGACGCGATGGTGCGCAAACTCGGGCGCGTGCCCCTTGGCTGGTACAGCGACACCACGTCCGGCGCGGTGCGCAAAGTGGTGCAGGATGACCTCGAAGACCTGCACCACCTCGTCGCCCATCACGCCGTGGAACTCACCGCCGCCGTCGTCACGCCCCTCGCCGGGCTGGTATGGCTGGCCAGCCTGAACGGCTACCTGGTGGTGCTGGCGGTGCTGACCCTGCCGGTCTATGCGCTGGCCTACGCCCTGATGATGCGCGGCTTCGGCAGCAAGATGCAGCTGCTGGACCAGAGCATGACCCGGGTCAGCGCGGCGATTGTCGAGTTCGTCCACGGGATTGCGGTGGTCAAGGCCTTCGGGCGCAGCGGCCAGGCCCATCGCAGCTATCAGCAGGCGGTCAACCAGTTCAGCCAGCAGTACGCGGGTTGGGTGCGTCCGTTGTTGCGCCTTGAAGCGTTGTCGTCGATGGCCCTGAGCGTGCCGCTGATTCTGCTGGCCAGCCTGGGCGTGGGCAGCCTGCTGTTGGCGCGGGGCTGGGTCACGCCGCTGGAGTTGTTCGCCGAAACCCTGGTGGCGGTGGTGATCCCGCAATCGTTGTTGGTGATCAACCAGAGCCTGACCGCGCAACGCACCGCCCTGGCGGCTGCGGCACGCATCGAAGCCCTGCTGAACATCGACGAACTGCCCAGCCCGACCGCCTGCCAATCGCCCGAAGGCAGTGCCATTACCTTCGACAACGTGCAGTTTGGCTATGACCCCGCCCACCTGATCCTCGACGGCATCACGCTGCATTGCCCGGCGGGCACGGTCACCGCGCTGGTGGGGGCATCGGGCGCAGGCAAGTCGACCCTGGCCAAGTTGGTGCCGCGCTTTCACGACGTCAACGCTGGGCGGGTATTGGTCGGGGGTGCCGATGTGCGCCAGATCGACCCGCACCAACTGTACCGGCACGTCGGCTTTGTGCTGCAAGACGCACAACTGGTGCACGGCAGTGTGGCTGAAAACCTGCGCCTGGGCCGGCCAGAGGCCAGTGACGAGGACGTGCAGGCGGCCGCGCGTACGGCGCAGATCCACACGCGTATCGAGGCGCTGCCCCGTGGCTACCAGTCGGTGATTGGCGAGGACGCGATATTCTCCGGCGGCGAAGCCCAGCGACTGTCCATCGCCCGCACGCTGCTGGCCGATACGCCGGTGCTGATCCTCGATGAAGCCACCTCCCACGCCGATCCAGCCTCCGAAGCGCTGATCCAGGACGCCCTGTCGGCGCTGGCCAGAGGGCGCACGGTGCTGGTGATCGCCCATCGCCTGGCCAGCATCCGCGGGGTCGATCAAATCGTCGTCCTCGATCACGGCCGCGTGGTGGAGTGCGGCCGTCACCCTGACCTGCTGCACGCCGATGGCGCCTACGCCCGCATGTGGCGCGCCACCACCCCCGACCTGGAGATGTCCTTGTGA
- a CDS encoding LysR family transcriptional regulator has translation MRGNEYSQLQAFAAVIQQGSFVRAAAHLGMSASALSQTIRNAEERLGVRLVNRTTRSVSPTEIGARLLAELLPALASLDSAVARLKESSEGPSGLLRINTTRVAATHYLAPLIGPFLQAYPRYSFRYRHR, from the coding sequence ATGCGCGGCAACGAATACTCCCAACTCCAAGCATTCGCCGCGGTTATTCAGCAAGGCAGTTTTGTCCGCGCCGCAGCCCACCTGGGGATGTCCGCCTCCGCGCTGAGCCAGACCATCCGTAATGCGGAAGAACGCCTGGGTGTTCGCCTGGTCAACCGTACGACACGCAGCGTATCGCCAACCGAAATAGGCGCACGGCTCCTTGCTGAGCTTCTGCCTGCCCTGGCGTCGCTGGACTCGGCCGTCGCCCGGCTAAAAGAGTCCAGCGAAGGCCCTAGCGGGCTGTTGCGCATCAACACTACCCGCGTTGCAGCCACTCATTACCTTGCGCCGCTGATCGGACCCTTTCTGCAGGCTTACCCCCGGTATTCATTTCGATATCGTCACCGATGA
- a CDS encoding SDR family oxidoreductase — translation MGRFSGKRILITGGTSGMGLAGAKRIADEGGRVAVTGYSREHLEEAADILPSSAWVFKNDASDPSAIAQLVDVVKEMGGLDGLWLNAGYAQVGAIEDTEAAFFDRMMNANARGPLLQIAKLKDLLSPHASVVLTSSTSAYESAPMASVYAATKGAMISMARCCAAALGERGIRVNVLVPGPIDTNFRNFMANEVRQQFEDGLVNQLPLRRVGTAAEAAAVALFLLSDDASYVTGSQYAVDGGLTMR, via the coding sequence ATGGGCAGATTCTCAGGTAAACGGATCTTGATTACCGGTGGTACGAGTGGCATGGGGCTGGCAGGCGCCAAGCGTATTGCGGACGAGGGCGGTCGGGTCGCTGTCACCGGCTATAGCCGGGAACACCTTGAAGAAGCTGCGGATATTCTGCCTTCCAGTGCATGGGTATTTAAAAACGATGCATCGGATCCATCGGCCATTGCGCAGTTGGTGGACGTCGTTAAAGAAATGGGCGGTCTGGATGGCTTATGGCTGAATGCCGGTTACGCGCAAGTGGGCGCCATTGAAGACACAGAGGCGGCGTTTTTTGATCGCATGATGAATGCCAATGCGCGAGGGCCTTTGCTACAGATCGCAAAATTGAAGGACCTGTTGTCTCCCCACGCATCGGTTGTCTTGACCTCCTCGACCTCCGCCTACGAGTCGGCCCCAATGGCCAGTGTCTATGCCGCGACCAAAGGCGCGATGATTTCAATGGCCAGGTGTTGTGCGGCGGCATTGGGCGAGCGGGGGATCCGTGTGAACGTATTGGTTCCCGGGCCGATTGATACCAACTTCCGAAACTTCATGGCCAATGAAGTGCGGCAGCAGTTCGAGGATGGGCTGGTCAATCAATTACCCCTTCGACGTGTCGGCACTGCGGCCGAGGCTGCGGCAGTTGCGTTGTTTTTGCTGTCCGATGATGCGTCATACGTGACTGGCAGCCAATATGCGGTGGACGGTGGGTTGACCATGCGTTGA
- a CDS encoding TonB-dependent receptor, with translation MPAQVTLKPLRRPPGWRANVLTQALALALSSQMCSAFAADYRPSPETLELAPLTVSARLHQESAKDIPFGLTVLDGQALETRRLRTLEDALRATPGVDVNSWGGANDANVRIRGVGSLNQMSMDDGSVQLNVDGVPMSVRNAAMATLDVQQVEVLKGPQGTLLGRNSEAGAINVTTRKPSREVQGYVRGEVGQQGQFMTEGAVGGPLTDTLAGRIAVRRSGFDNWVDDQQDGDPLTRPRDLALRGSLLWDNDSGTTGLLVAERQRAEHYAGLEMLRPFGHRPRLDYTPGVFDGNQKTHERYSFELNHDLAQARLTSISAYTRTDFNGVKGYDRNITRALYGAPFEYLIEDTAREQVWSQDLRLGSLPDAEVFWVGGVNLARSERSFDSDNFTNGSWQQRDFSTNSYAAYGEITVPLAERWKLTTGLRHSWDRKTYGADYASGGAVTGDSRQLQDHYSTGRVALAYALTAQTNLYAVLSRGYKSAGFNDYATSVKDSEPYKAAKVNAAELGFKHESAGGALSVEGALFITRVADDHLLGYDFTSLAVSAVNADTRSKGAELSTTWHVNDELTLGSAVSYTNAVVTSDAPGVSGGDVAAGSRVPDVPLWSGNFSLAWTRDLPSLLGLPAPRLNTLLNYRVQKNRPADAQNHYDLKGYAKLDLHLGLESGGSEIYLWGDNLLDARYDLYGAYSTDAVLTGMPARGRSAGVGYSYAF, from the coding sequence ATGCCTGCCCAAGTCACCCTCAAACCCCTGCGCCGACCGCCAGGCTGGCGTGCCAACGTGCTCACCCAAGCCTTGGCCCTGGCCCTGTCCAGCCAGATGTGCAGCGCGTTTGCCGCCGACTACCGGCCCAGCCCCGAGACCCTCGAACTGGCGCCGCTGACGGTCAGCGCGCGGCTGCATCAGGAGAGCGCCAAGGACATCCCGTTCGGCCTGACGGTGCTCGACGGCCAGGCCCTGGAGACCCGGCGCCTGCGCACCCTCGAAGACGCGTTGCGCGCCACGCCGGGGGTGGACGTCAATTCGTGGGGCGGCGCCAACGATGCCAACGTGCGCATCCGTGGTGTCGGTTCGCTGAACCAGATGAGCATGGATGACGGCTCGGTGCAGCTGAATGTAGACGGCGTGCCGATGTCGGTGCGCAATGCGGCCATGGCCACCCTGGATGTGCAGCAAGTGGAAGTGCTCAAGGGCCCCCAGGGCACGTTGCTGGGACGCAACAGCGAAGCCGGCGCGATCAACGTCACCACGCGCAAGCCGAGCCGTGAAGTGCAAGGTTATGTGCGCGGCGAAGTCGGCCAGCAAGGCCAATTCATGACCGAGGGCGCGGTGGGCGGGCCATTGACCGACACCCTGGCCGGGCGCATCGCCGTGCGCCGCTCAGGCTTTGACAATTGGGTCGATGATCAACAGGACGGCGACCCATTGACCCGTCCCCGCGACCTGGCCCTGCGCGGCAGCCTGCTGTGGGACAACGACAGCGGCACCACGGGCCTGCTGGTGGCCGAGCGCCAACGCGCCGAGCATTACGCCGGGCTGGAAATGCTGCGCCCGTTCGGCCACCGCCCGCGCCTGGACTACACCCCCGGCGTGTTCGACGGCAACCAGAAGACCCACGAGCGCTACTCCTTCGAACTCAACCACGACCTGGCGCAGGCGCGCCTCACCTCGATCAGCGCCTATACCCGCACCGATTTCAATGGGGTCAAGGGCTACGACCGCAACATCACCCGCGCCCTTTACGGTGCGCCATTCGAATACCTGATCGAAGACACCGCCCGCGAGCAGGTGTGGAGCCAGGACCTGCGCCTGGGCTCATTGCCGGACGCCGAGGTGTTCTGGGTCGGCGGGGTGAACCTGGCGCGCTCCGAGCGCAGTTTCGATTCGGACAACTTCACCAACGGCTCCTGGCAACAGCGCGACTTCAGTACCAACAGCTACGCGGCGTATGGCGAGATCACCGTGCCGCTTGCCGAGCGCTGGAAGCTCACCACCGGCCTGCGCCACAGCTGGGACCGCAAGACCTATGGCGCCGACTACGCCAGTGGCGGCGCGGTGACCGGCGACAGCCGCCAGCTGCAAGACCACTACAGCACCGGCCGCGTGGCCTTGGCCTATGCGCTGACCGCGCAGACCAACCTGTATGCCGTGTTGTCGCGTGGCTACAAGTCTGCGGGGTTCAATGATTACGCCACCTCGGTCAAGGACAGCGAGCCGTACAAAGCAGCCAAGGTGAATGCCGCCGAACTGGGCTTCAAGCATGAAAGTGCCGGCGGTGCGCTGAGTGTGGAAGGCGCGCTGTTTATCACCCGTGTCGCCGATGACCATTTGCTCGGGTACGACTTCACCAGCCTGGCCGTCAGCGCAGTGAACGCCGACACCCGCAGCAAGGGCGCCGAGCTGTCGACGACCTGGCATGTGAACGATGAGCTGACCCTGGGCAGTGCCGTGAGCTACACCAACGCGGTGGTGACCTCCGACGCACCGGGCGTCTCCGGCGGCGATGTGGCCGCGGGCAGCCGTGTCCCGGATGTGCCGCTGTGGAGTGGCAATTTCAGTCTGGCCTGGACGCGCGACTTGCCGAGCCTGCTGGGCCTGCCCGCGCCACGCCTGAACACCTTGCTCAATTACCGCGTGCAGAAAAACCGCCCGGCCGACGCGCAGAATCACTATGACCTCAAGGGCTACGCCAAGCTGGACCTGCACCTGGGCCTGGAAAGCGGCGGTTCGGAAATCTACCTGTGGGGCGACAACCTGCTGGATGCGCGGTATGACCTGTACGGCGCCTACTCGACCGACGCAGTGCTGACGGGGATGCCGGCACGCGGGCGTTCGGCGGGGGTGGGGTACAGCTACGCGTTTTGA
- a CDS encoding ABC transporter ATP-binding protein: MIRSLLTLLGPAHAARLYRYLAWLVASAVLQGLAVALLVPILHALFAGDLPAALAWLCALAAMVVLTCIAHYQQAMRGFALALLVLTTLHERLGQHLMRLPLGWFNAEKVGRLSRSATSGTLMITGLFAHYLGPVVCGVVVPATVALTLFVFDWRLGLTAVLCAPLIYATHHGSANAIAANDQRVEAAATLAGNRVVEFARYQPVLRAFGQARDGYAPLHAANLAQKHAAGSMLAQTFPKLLAGGLTVQLAFALLVGVGIALAATGAIDAIQLVALLALAARFVGPLAEAAARSGLLRMAGNDLDQLVSILREPGLPEPASSQPLTAPGSLAFERVSFAYPSGSTVLKDLSFNVPAHSMTAIVGASGSGKTTITRLLMRFFDASEGQVKVGGVDVRALTNSQLMAQLSLVMQDVYLFDDSLEANIRVGSPDASAQQVAEAARLAGVDEIIARLPQGWHTPVGEGGASLSGGERQRVSLARALLKRAPILLLDEATAALDPQKDAYVQAAIRTLMHRATVLVIAHRLPTIMAADQILVLDEGGLVECGTHAQLLGQNGRYAGFWKERQRAGGWRLERAAQGADRG; the protein is encoded by the coding sequence GTGATCCGCAGCCTGCTCACCCTGTTGGGCCCGGCCCATGCCGCGCGCCTCTACCGTTACCTCGCCTGGCTGGTGGCCAGTGCCGTGCTGCAAGGCCTGGCGGTCGCGTTGCTGGTGCCGATCCTGCACGCGCTGTTCGCCGGCGACTTGCCGGCGGCACTCGCCTGGTTGTGTGCCCTGGCGGCCATGGTGGTGCTGACGTGCATCGCCCACTACCAGCAGGCAATGCGCGGTTTTGCCCTGGCGCTGCTGGTGCTGACGACCCTGCATGAGCGCCTTGGCCAACACCTGATGCGCCTGCCCCTGGGCTGGTTCAACGCGGAAAAGGTCGGACGCCTGTCGCGCAGCGCCACCAGCGGCACGTTGATGATCACCGGTCTGTTTGCCCATTACCTGGGGCCGGTGGTGTGCGGGGTGGTGGTGCCGGCCACGGTGGCCCTCACGCTGTTTGTGTTCGACTGGCGCCTGGGACTGACCGCCGTGCTCTGTGCGCCGCTGATCTACGCCACCCATCACGGGTCGGCTAACGCCATTGCGGCCAATGACCAGCGCGTCGAAGCCGCCGCGACCCTGGCCGGCAACCGCGTGGTCGAGTTCGCCCGCTACCAGCCGGTGCTGCGCGCCTTTGGCCAGGCGCGGGACGGCTATGCACCGTTGCACGCGGCTAACCTGGCGCAGAAACACGCGGCCGGTTCGATGCTGGCGCAGACCTTTCCCAAGTTGCTCGCCGGTGGCCTGACCGTGCAATTGGCCTTCGCCCTGCTGGTGGGCGTCGGCATCGCCCTGGCGGCAACCGGTGCAATCGACGCCATCCAACTGGTCGCACTGCTGGCCCTCGCCGCCCGCTTCGTCGGCCCGCTGGCCGAAGCTGCCGCGCGCAGTGGCCTGTTGCGCATGGCCGGCAACGACCTCGATCAACTGGTGAGTATCCTGCGCGAACCCGGCCTGCCGGAACCGGCAAGCAGCCAGCCCCTGACGGCGCCCGGCAGCCTCGCGTTTGAACGCGTGAGCTTTGCCTATCCCAGTGGCTCCACGGTGCTCAAGGACCTGAGTTTCAACGTCCCGGCCCATTCCATGACCGCCATCGTCGGCGCCTCGGGTTCGGGTAAAACCACCATCACCCGCCTGCTGATGCGCTTCTTCGATGCCAGCGAGGGCCAGGTCAAGGTGGGTGGCGTCGATGTCCGCGCACTCACCAACTCGCAGCTGATGGCGCAGTTGTCCCTGGTGATGCAGGACGTGTACCTGTTCGACGACAGCCTGGAAGCCAACATCCGCGTGGGCAGCCCCGATGCCAGTGCGCAGCAGGTGGCCGAAGCGGCGCGCCTGGCCGGGGTCGATGAAATCATCGCGCGCCTGCCCCAAGGCTGGCACACCCCCGTGGGCGAAGGCGGCGCCAGCCTCTCCGGCGGCGAACGCCAGCGCGTGTCCCTCGCCAGGGCCCTGCTCAAACGCGCGCCGATCCTGTTGCTGGACGAAGCCACTGCGGCGCTCGACCCGCAGAAAGACGCTTACGTGCAAGCTGCAATCCGCACGCTGATGCACCGCGCCACGGTGCTGGTGATTGCCCATCGCCTGCCGACCATCATGGCGGCCGACCAGATTCTGGTGCTGGATGAAGGGGGGCTGGTGGAGTGCGGCACTCATGCGCAGTTGCTGGGGCAGAACGGACGGTATGCGGGGTTCTGGAAGGAGCGTCAGCGAGCGGGGGGATGGCGGCTGGAGCGAGCGGCGCAAGGCGCCGACCGTGGGTAA